A genomic segment from Truepera sp. encodes:
- a CDS encoding serine/threonine-protein kinase yields the protein MTVRVLSEQGPVRVELARWGDRLVVVKRLRSFHPVASQRLEREAAVVGRLRHDNIVPLLGVSEGASLIYAYCPGVSLEAALERGPLRVRRAMKIAQDVLSALAYAHGQGVIHHDVKPANILVKGESALLTDFGFAKDLGLTAITAQDMLLGTPSYMAPEQFKGVRTDQRSDLYATGAVIYHMLTGAPPYGSQVVRWLAGDDRVPLAPLPDSAAAYRTIVERALSRDPSTRFASADDFLTALQEVSFGAVA from the coding sequence AAGCGTCTACGGTCATTTCATCCCGTCGCGAGCCAGCGTCTGGAACGAGAGGCGGCGGTGGTCGGCAGGCTCAGGCACGACAACATCGTGCCGCTGCTCGGCGTCTCCGAAGGCGCGTCGCTCATCTATGCGTACTGCCCCGGCGTGTCGCTCGAGGCCGCGCTGGAGCGCGGACCATTGCGCGTCCGCCGCGCCATGAAGATCGCCCAGGACGTGCTCAGCGCGCTCGCTTACGCTCACGGCCAGGGCGTCATCCACCACGACGTGAAGCCGGCCAACATACTCGTGAAGGGCGAAAGCGCCCTTCTCACGGACTTCGGTTTCGCCAAGGACCTGGGGCTCACGGCCATCACCGCCCAAGACATGCTGCTCGGCACCCCGAGTTACATGGCGCCGGAACAGTTCAAGGGCGTGCGCACCGACCAGCGCTCCGACCTGTACGCCACGGGCGCGGTCATCTATCACATGCTCACCGGCGCGCCGCCCTACGGCTCGCAGGTCGTCAGGTGGCTTGCGGGCGACGACCGCGTGCCACTGGCGCCCCTTCCCGACTCGGCGGCGGCCTACCGGACGATCGTCGAGCGGGCGCTGTCACGTGACCCGAGCACCCGCTTCGCCAGCGCCGACGACTTCCTGACGGCGCTCCAGGAAGTGTCCTTCGGGGCCGTCGCGTGA
- the holA gene encoding DNA polymerase III subunit delta: MILAFSGDEFLVRRAARAALVKLGVDPGGALELGEGMTADAVLELASQGGLFGQATLVLDMGAAFQGQAGVKPRNEVMRALERVGSGAVVLVLDPGATPARQKALRALGDHEHLPLPRGDRLVAWAAAELRAAGARFEPEVPAYLAEVFGEDVAAIASEVQKLAALDEDLVAARVREVVNREATHNAFDIIERIQAGDVAGAVAFTRHLLDSGEAVPRVFGALTWQFMLVAKAVGLRQREGGKRIGGGQAAAALGAAPYAAEKALRLAGKLDEEAVAAALSDLLAADVAAKSGGDQDLALEAAVIGLARRLGASAGARAGGSMKQSPS, translated from the coding sequence GTGATCCTGGCGTTCTCGGGCGACGAGTTCCTCGTCCGCCGCGCCGCCCGGGCCGCCCTCGTGAAGTTGGGCGTGGACCCTGGGGGGGCGCTGGAGCTGGGTGAGGGCATGACGGCCGACGCCGTGCTCGAGCTTGCCTCCCAGGGCGGCCTGTTCGGCCAGGCAACGCTGGTCCTCGACATGGGGGCCGCGTTCCAGGGCCAGGCGGGCGTCAAGCCGCGCAACGAGGTGATGCGGGCACTCGAGCGCGTAGGGTCGGGCGCGGTCGTCCTGGTGCTCGACCCGGGCGCCACGCCGGCGCGCCAGAAGGCGTTGCGGGCGCTGGGCGACCACGAACACCTGCCGCTGCCCCGCGGCGACCGGCTGGTCGCCTGGGCCGCCGCGGAGTTGCGGGCCGCCGGAGCGAGGTTCGAACCCGAGGTGCCCGCCTACCTGGCGGAGGTCTTCGGGGAAGACGTCGCGGCCATCGCCTCGGAAGTCCAGAAGCTGGCGGCCCTGGACGAGGACCTGGTGGCGGCTCGGGTGAGAGAAGTCGTCAACCGCGAGGCCACCCACAACGCGTTCGACATCATCGAGCGCATCCAAGCCGGGGACGTCGCAGGCGCCGTGGCGTTCACCAGGCACCTTCTGGACTCCGGAGAGGCCGTGCCGCGCGTGTTCGGGGCGCTCACGTGGCAGTTCATGCTGGTGGCCAAGGCGGTGGGGTTGCGGCAACGCGAAGGGGGCAAGCGCATCGGTGGGGGACAGGCGGCCGCCGCGCTGGGCGCCGCGCCCTACGCCGCCGAGAAGGCCTTGAGGTTGGCGGGCAAGCTGGATGAGGAGGCAGTCGCCGCGGCGCTGAGCGACCTGCTCGCGGCCGACGTGGCGGCCAAGTCCGGTGGTGACCAGGACCTCGCGCTCGAGGCGGCGGTCATAGGGCTGGCCCGTAGACTGGGCGCCTCGGCCGGCGCTAGGGCCGGCGGTTCCATGAAGCAGTCGCCGAGTTAG
- the meaB gene encoding methylmalonyl Co-A mutase-associated GTPase MeaB, translating into METLRQRLLAGSERALARGMTLIEAGDPAGQELLKSLRERTGRGAVVGITGSPGSGKSTLTDGLIAVARAEGRRVGVVAIDPTSPFSGGAILGDRIRMTRWHSDPAVFIRSMAARGHLGGLAAATLQVVALLDAAGFDTIFVETVGVGQSEVDVVQAADTTVVVLTPGQGDGVQAFKAGIMEIADVFCINKYDQPGADRLRREIRAAMELSGHPEGWVAPIVGTVASKGEGVEELLTRLDEHREYLIGTGGIEEARRRRVRAEVTAVLGERLRRSLAAHEAHAVDAVLSGRLGPGEVVDGLLAGLSKDTAR; encoded by the coding sequence GTGGAAACCTTGAGGCAACGCTTGTTGGCCGGGAGCGAGCGGGCGCTCGCGCGCGGCATGACGCTCATCGAGGCGGGTGACCCGGCCGGCCAGGAACTCCTCAAGAGCTTGCGAGAGCGCACGGGGCGTGGGGCCGTCGTGGGGATAACCGGCTCGCCTGGGTCGGGGAAGAGCACCCTGACCGACGGCCTCATCGCGGTGGCCCGGGCGGAGGGGCGGCGCGTCGGCGTCGTGGCCATCGACCCCACCTCCCCCTTCAGCGGCGGGGCGATTCTCGGTGACCGCATCCGAATGACGCGTTGGCACTCGGATCCCGCGGTGTTCATCCGTTCCATGGCCGCGCGCGGTCACCTCGGTGGGCTCGCCGCGGCCACGTTGCAGGTGGTGGCCCTCCTCGACGCGGCGGGCTTCGACACCATCTTCGTCGAGACGGTCGGGGTCGGTCAGTCGGAGGTCGACGTGGTGCAGGCGGCGGACACTACCGTCGTCGTGCTGACGCCCGGCCAGGGCGACGGGGTGCAGGCGTTCAAGGCGGGCATCATGGAGATCGCCGACGTTTTCTGCATCAACAAGTACGACCAGCCGGGCGCCGACCGCCTGCGCCGCGAGATCCGGGCCGCCATGGAACTCAGCGGACACCCGGAAGGCTGGGTGGCGCCGATCGTCGGCACCGTGGCCTCGAAGGGCGAGGGCGTGGAGGAACTCCTGACGCGCCTGGACGAACACCGCGAGTACCTGATTGGCACCGGCGGCATCGAGGAGGCACGCCGGCGCCGCGTGCGGGCCGAGGTGACCGCCGTGCTGGGCGAGCGCCTGCGCCGCTCCTTGGCCGCGCACGAGGCCCATGCCGTCGACGCCGTCCTGTCTGGCCGCCTGGGGCCCGGCGAGGTGGTGGACGGCCTGTTGGCGGGCTTGAGTAAGGACACCGCCCGCTGA
- the coaD gene encoding pantetheine-phosphate adenylyltransferase — protein sequence MTHAVYPGSFDPLHNGHVDLIRRAARIYGRLTVAVLQNPGKAATALFTTEERVAIIQEVVAGMKGVDVDSFGGLLADYTRKVGATVIVKGLRAISDFEYELQMAHLNRQLNPNAETTFIMTATRWSYVSSTRVKEIAHYGADVAKLVPRATLRRLNEKISSGQRVSF from the coding sequence ATGACTCATGCCGTCTACCCCGGCAGCTTCGACCCGCTGCACAACGGTCACGTCGACCTCATCCGCCGCGCCGCGCGCATCTACGGCCGCCTCACGGTCGCGGTCCTGCAGAACCCGGGCAAGGCCGCGACCGCCCTGTTCACGACCGAGGAACGCGTGGCCATCATCCAAGAGGTGGTCGCGGGCATGAAGGGCGTCGACGTCGACTCGTTCGGCGGCCTCCTGGCCGACTACACGCGCAAGGTTGGGGCGACGGTGATCGTCAAGGGCCTGAGGGCGATCTCCGACTTCGAGTACGAACTGCAGATGGCGCACCTCAACCGGCAACTCAACCCAAACGCCGAGACGACCTTCATCATGACCGCGACTCGCTGGTCGTACGTGTCGAGCACCCGAGTGAAGGAGATAGCGCACTACGGCGCGGACGTGGCCAAGCTCGTCCCACGCGCCACGTTGCGGCGCCTGAACGAGAAGATCTCGAGCGGCCAGAGGGTCAGCTTCTGA
- a CDS encoding Hsp33 family molecular chaperone HslO, translated as MSHLIRGLSAGGGIRVVAADTTLLVRHATEKHQASPTAGAALGRTLTGALLLAHVLLKDHRDRVTLKLRGDGPLGGVIADAGLDGTVRGYVHDPLADLPLRPDGKLDVGGGIGHKGDISVIRSHAPYGEPYGSSSDLVSGEVAEDIATYLARSEQIASAVLLGVYYDERGKVASSGGVILQALPGADEAALPLLEANVKALGQLTTAMRRAPLVDVVRNELMWGMDFELLTDPPLPVSFACRCSDEKALAALAYFTPAERRTMIDEDGGAEVVCHWCGEKRWVGPEALNSISADEVRCPDCATLWYRGGQTRMVRDEELCACGRRVELPN; from the coding sequence ATGTCTCACCTCATCCGCGGCTTGTCAGCCGGCGGTGGCATCCGCGTCGTGGCGGCCGACACGACCCTACTGGTGCGCCACGCCACCGAGAAGCACCAGGCAAGCCCCACCGCGGGTGCTGCGCTAGGGCGCACCCTCACGGGGGCCCTGCTGCTGGCGCACGTGCTACTGAAGGACCACCGCGACCGCGTGACGCTGAAGCTCCGCGGCGACGGCCCATTGGGCGGCGTCATCGCCGACGCCGGCCTCGACGGCACCGTGCGCGGTTACGTTCACGACCCGCTTGCCGACTTGCCGTTACGGCCCGACGGCAAACTCGACGTCGGTGGAGGCATCGGTCACAAGGGCGACATCAGCGTCATCCGGTCGCACGCGCCCTACGGCGAGCCGTACGGCAGTTCCAGCGACCTCGTGAGCGGCGAGGTCGCCGAGGACATCGCGACATACCTGGCCCGCTCGGAACAGATCGCCTCGGCCGTCCTGCTGGGCGTTTACTACGACGAGCGGGGCAAGGTGGCAAGCTCCGGTGGGGTGATCCTGCAGGCGCTGCCGGGCGCCGACGAAGCCGCGTTGCCGCTCCTGGAGGCCAACGTCAAGGCCCTTGGCCAACTCACGACCGCCATGCGCCGTGCCCCGTTGGTCGACGTGGTGAGAAACGAGTTGATGTGGGGCATGGACTTCGAGCTACTCACCGACCCGCCGCTGCCCGTGAGCTTCGCGTGCCGCTGCAGCGACGAGAAAGCGCTGGCGGCGCTGGCGTACTTCACGCCCGCCGAGCGCAGGACCATGATCGACGAGGACGGGGGCGCCGAGGTCGTGTGCCACTGGTGCGGCGAGAAGCGTTGGGTCGGCCCTGAGGCCCTGAACAGCATCAGTGCCGACGAGGTGCGCTGCCCGGATTGCGCTACCCTCTGGTACCGCGGGGGCCAGACGCGGATGGTGCGCGACGAAGAGCTCTGCGCGTGCGGTCGCCGGGTCGAACTGCCGAACTGA
- a CDS encoding DMT family transporter yields the protein MRPGMLLLLLFQMMLWGSAYPMIKLGLTGLSAQHLTLLRHLVASAAFVPLLLVFKGRLRPVRADVPYLFLVGVLGYTVYHLALNFGELHVSAGAASLIIATAPAITALLAVAMAGERLAPLGWAGSVVSFLGVIVIVMGDSRGGISFNVWAWLIVLSAVSTSFYAVLQKPLFTRYKPIEVAAFATWAGTVPLLVFLPGLGGEVLGAPAEALGATLYIGLFPSAVAYTIFAFALSRTPITVVTAFLYLVPVFGLLSAWLLIGEVPALVTLVGGAIAVLGIVLVNLSKRRERSVARGLPLPEAALLAGEQPADVVAVAVDGQGGERDSQQ from the coding sequence GTGCGTCCAGGCATGCTGCTACTGCTGCTGTTCCAGATGATGCTCTGGGGCAGCGCCTACCCCATGATCAAGCTGGGCCTGACGGGCCTTTCGGCCCAGCACCTGACGCTGCTGCGCCACCTCGTCGCGTCGGCCGCGTTCGTTCCCCTGCTGCTGGTGTTCAAGGGGCGCCTCAGGCCCGTGCGGGCAGACGTGCCCTACCTGTTCCTGGTCGGCGTCCTCGGCTACACCGTCTATCACCTCGCGCTCAACTTCGGGGAGCTGCACGTGAGCGCGGGCGCGGCGAGCCTCATCATCGCCACCGCGCCCGCCATCACGGCGCTGCTGGCCGTGGCCATGGCGGGCGAGCGCCTCGCCCCCCTGGGGTGGGCCGGGTCCGTGGTGTCTTTCCTGGGCGTCATCGTCATCGTGATGGGCGATTCCCGCGGGGGCATCTCCTTCAACGTCTGGGCCTGGCTCATAGTCCTCTCGGCGGTGTCCACGTCGTTCTACGCCGTTCTCCAGAAGCCGCTGTTCACGCGCTACAAGCCTATAGAGGTGGCGGCGTTCGCCACGTGGGCCGGCACCGTGCCGCTGCTCGTGTTCCTGCCGGGGCTCGGGGGCGAGGTCCTGGGCGCCCCCGCCGAGGCGCTCGGCGCCACCTTGTACATCGGGCTCTTCCCGTCCGCCGTCGCGTACACGATCTTCGCGTTCGCGCTGTCGAGGACGCCGATCACGGTCGTGACCGCCTTCCTCTACCTGGTGCCCGTCTTCGGCCTGCTGTCTGCGTGGTTGCTGATAGGCGAAGTCCCGGCACTCGTTACTCTGGTCGGTGGCGCGATAGCCGTCCTCGGCATCGTGCTGGTCAACCTGTCCAAACGCAGGGAACGCTCAGTGGCGCGCGGACTCCCGCTCCCCGAGGCGGCGCTCCTCGCCGGCGAGCAGCCTGCGGATGTTGTCGCGGTGGCGGTAGATGGCCAGGGCGGTGAGCGCGACAGCCAGCAGTAG
- the plsY gene encoding glycerol-3-phosphate 1-O-acyltransferase PlsY: MLDVTLAAVTIVIAYFLGTIPSGYLVAKLSGVNIQQVGSGNIGATNVLRALGVGPAIVVVILDPLKGAVATLLPGLLGLSAWGVVLAGLAAVLGNNFNVLLRLKGGKGIATSIGVFLVIDPLVTLMCVLLGVFTILVSRYVSLGSLVGMVALPLFVIVKGVFVWPHLLLAVALTALAIYRHRDNIRRLLAGEERRLGERESARH, encoded by the coding sequence TTGCTCGACGTAACGCTGGCCGCCGTAACCATCGTCATCGCCTACTTCCTTGGCACCATCCCCTCGGGCTACCTGGTCGCCAAGCTGAGCGGCGTGAACATCCAACAGGTGGGCTCGGGCAACATCGGGGCAACCAACGTCCTGCGGGCGCTCGGGGTAGGGCCCGCCATCGTCGTCGTCATCCTCGATCCGCTCAAGGGCGCCGTCGCCACCCTGCTCCCCGGGCTCCTGGGGCTGAGCGCCTGGGGCGTGGTCCTGGCCGGCCTGGCCGCCGTGCTCGGCAACAACTTCAACGTCCTGCTGAGGCTGAAGGGCGGCAAGGGGATCGCCACCAGCATCGGAGTGTTCCTGGTCATCGACCCCCTCGTGACCCTCATGTGCGTGTTGCTCGGCGTCTTCACGATCCTGGTCAGCCGCTACGTGTCGCTCGGTTCGCTCGTGGGAATGGTCGCGCTGCCCCTCTTCGTCATCGTCAAGGGCGTGTTCGTGTGGCCTCACCTACTGCTGGCTGTCGCGCTCACCGCCCTGGCCATCTACCGCCACCGCGACAACATCCGCAGGCTGCTCGCCGGCGAGGAGCGCCGCCTCGGGGAGCGGGAGTCCGCGCGCCACTGA
- a CDS encoding rhomboid family intramembrane serine protease — translation MTTATLFLIIVAVSGVSSVRWASRLAPLPNEFPAKTLLAALVAGALAAATAGSWRAPAALTGVVVVLTPLYVFGPLGLLALVRAGGWRAARSLVAILYWTPGGREAVGRLLAQAALQQGDAEAALALTTRHDPVLLGQAYLLQGEYQKVLDLEQPPASWGADNAHLLAAARVEALLGLGHLEQARHETGIMRTRFEAGKQGPLEYRAVVLSEARLAANAGDFEGARKLLEQPLAGVSPATLYDILGSAAERAGLKSVAIKAYAAAYTASRGRTRRAYEARLRSLGAPPPTPAATLARRPLATYLLGAVLALTYLVQVLADKYIGLLSVGGQGIHASSVVAAFVQGVPGVPDANVWWRYLTYAFIHGSILHIGLNVWVLLDIGRLYERRRGWGDVLAAFTLGTAAGALATTIFQAGQPLVLLGASGGILGVAGALLAEAALSRSASDRLLLRSLLQWVALLLVFSIAIPGVSLWGHVGGIVGGFVYGAVRLRSGVGQRFSQAAGWFCAGLLALAVISALTSVVPLLP, via the coding sequence ATGACCACCGCGACCCTCTTCCTCATCATCGTGGCCGTGTCGGGCGTGTCGTCCGTGCGGTGGGCCTCCCGTCTCGCTCCTTTACCCAACGAGTTCCCCGCCAAGACGCTGCTCGCAGCGCTCGTGGCCGGCGCGCTGGCCGCGGCCACGGCAGGGAGCTGGCGGGCGCCGGCCGCGCTGACGGGGGTCGTGGTGGTGCTCACGCCGCTGTACGTCTTCGGCCCCTTGGGCCTGTTGGCGCTCGTCCGCGCGGGTGGCTGGCGTGCAGCCCGGTCCCTGGTCGCCATCCTCTACTGGACCCCAGGCGGCAGGGAGGCCGTGGGCAGGCTGCTGGCGCAGGCAGCGCTGCAACAGGGCGACGCCGAGGCGGCCCTGGCCCTCACCACGCGTCACGACCCGGTCCTCCTGGGTCAGGCGTACCTCTTGCAGGGCGAGTACCAGAAGGTCTTGGACCTCGAGCAGCCGCCCGCCTCGTGGGGGGCCGACAACGCGCACCTGCTTGCCGCCGCGCGCGTGGAGGCACTATTGGGGCTCGGACACCTGGAGCAGGCGCGGCACGAGACGGGGATCATGAGGACGCGCTTCGAGGCCGGGAAGCAGGGTCCGCTGGAATACCGCGCGGTAGTCCTCTCCGAGGCGCGGCTGGCGGCGAACGCGGGTGACTTCGAAGGGGCCCGAAAGTTGCTCGAGCAGCCCCTGGCGGGCGTGAGCCCCGCCACTCTCTACGACATCTTGGGCAGCGCCGCGGAGCGGGCCGGGCTCAAGTCGGTGGCCATCAAGGCGTACGCGGCGGCCTACACCGCCTCCAGAGGCCGGACGCGAAGAGCCTACGAGGCGCGCCTGCGTTCGCTTGGCGCCCCGCCCCCGACACCCGCGGCAACTTTGGCGAGGCGTCCGCTTGCGACGTACTTGCTGGGCGCCGTCCTCGCGCTGACGTACTTGGTGCAAGTGCTGGCCGACAAGTACATAGGACTGTTGTCGGTCGGAGGCCAGGGAATCCACGCGAGCAGCGTGGTGGCGGCGTTCGTTCAGGGCGTGCCGGGCGTCCCGGACGCGAACGTCTGGTGGCGCTACCTGACCTACGCGTTCATCCACGGCAGCATCTTGCACATCGGCCTGAACGTCTGGGTGCTCCTCGACATCGGACGTCTCTACGAGCGGCGCCGCGGCTGGGGAGACGTGCTGGCCGCGTTCACGCTCGGTACCGCCGCGGGCGCGCTGGCGACCACCATCTTCCAGGCCGGGCAACCGTTGGTGCTGCTCGGCGCCTCGGGCGGCATCCTGGGCGTGGCGGGGGCCCTGTTGGCGGAGGCGGCGCTGAGCCGTTCGGCCTCCGACCGGCTGCTGCTGCGGAGCCTGCTGCAGTGGGTGGCCCTGCTGCTCGTGTTCAGCATCGCCATACCCGGCGTGTCGCTTTGGGGCCACGTGGGCGGGATCGTCGGCGGCTTCGTCTACGGCGCCGTGCGGCTGCGCTCCGGAGTCGGGCAACGCTTCTCCCAGGCCGCCGGCTGGTTCTGCGCGGGGCTCCTGGCGTTGGCCGTCATCAGTGCCCTGACGAGCGTGGTGCCGCTGCTGCCCTGA